In the genome of Lentisphaera araneosa HTCC2155, the window CCGCTGGTGGTCATATTGGCAATGAAGGTTTCTGTGTGATTTGGCATGTGAACAGTGGATGCCGAATCTTCACTTTAAAGCACGATCCAATGGATGTGCACGTGGCTCATATAAGTCCCGACATGAAACTCCTCGCCATTGGTTCCAATGACAAAAAAATCAAAATTTATAGCTTGGAAAACAAAGAGTTGCTGATAGAAGAGAAAGCCCATTCCGAATGGGTTTCAGCACTGCGTTTTAGTCCCAATGGCAAATACCTTGCTAGCGGTGATCGCAATGGGCAAATCATTATTTGGGATGCCCAAGAATTATCAAAGCTCCATACGCTCTATAAACACAAGGGTCGCATTAGCGCAATTTCTTGGCGACCAGACTCAAAAGTGTTTGCCTCGTCAAGTGAAGATTCGAGCATCATGTTTTTTGATCCTCAAAAAGCGAGTTCACTCAAAACATTAAAACCCCACAAAGGCTACATCAATAGTGTGAGTTTTAACCAAAAAGGTGAGATCTGCAGTACTGGTCACGACCGCTTCATCCGTGTTCACGATGCCAATTACAAGCAAATTGCCAACTACGACTGTAAACAGCGAGCCCCCTTGCTCACGGCCCTTTACCACAATGACAAAATTATAGCCAGTAACTATAGCGGTCGCATGCTAGTCAAGGATAAGCAAAGCAAAGAAGCTCAATTCATTAGCTTGCGACCTCAAAACCTAGTGCAAGTTAATAGTCAGCTTAAGCAAGAGGAGCAAGTCAACATCGAAAAAGAACGGCTCAATCGTCAGCGCCACATGGAAATGTATAAAGAGTTTAATTTCAAAGAACAAGTTCAGGCACTCAAGCTCGAACAGCTCTATACGATTGATGAAATCAAATCCGCCTTAGCCGAGAAACGTGACCACATCAGCCTCAACCGACTTTACACTCAAAACGCCCAACACTTCCACAAGGCCTATCGCCTCAAAAAACTCGCCCATAAATCACTCACAAAACAAAATCAGCTTAGCCAACGCATGAGCGATTACGACGGAAAGACATTAAATGCATCCCAATAACCAGTTTATTGCATGCAAAGAGTTTGATTTTCCTCGGCCTACTTCTACTTTAGTCAAAAGTTTAATAAATCACATTTGAACTTGTAGATTAGCCATATCTAATCTTACAAATGAATTTCTAGATGAAGTAGTAATCAGATGACTAAGAAGCTCTTCCCCTTTGTTAATTGGTTTCCCATGAAATCAATCAATCTTAAAGATGACCTCATTGCCGGCATCACGGTGGCTTTGCTCCTCGTCCCTCAATCAATGGCTTATGCGGAACTCGCAGGCTTACCCGTTCGCTACGGCTTATATGCGGCTATTATCCCTGTCGCGCTCATGGCTTTATTTGGTAGCATGGCACAAATCTCTGGAGGCCCGACAGCAATGACAGGGATTATTACCGCTTCTGTCTTATTCCCCTTAGTCCAAGATATCCCCCCTGAATTTCGCGATGCCCGCTACATAGAGCTCGCCATTTTATTATCCCTCACTGTAGGGATCTGTCGTTTGCTCATGGGGGTATTTAAATTATCGAGTTTAGTTAATTTAATTTCTCATCCAGTCATTGCGGGTTTCACCAATGCTGCGGCAATCGTTATAGCCCTTTCCCAATTGCCTAAATTGCTCGGCGTCACAGAAGTTTATATTGAGCAAGAATTCATGGGCCTCATCAAAAGCTTTGCTCACTTTTCCGATAAAATAGATCAAATCCATCCCCTCAGCGCTATTACTGGAACCCTTTCTTTAATTGGCCTCGTTTACCTCAAAAAAATCTACCGTAAAATCCCTTGGCCTCTAGTCATTGTCGCTTGTTCCTGCTTTGTCTTTTGGAAATGTGACGTGGTCAACGAAAGCCTCATTGTAGGTGAGATCCCCAGCTCATTCCCCGCTTTGCGCTTTCCGCAAAATAGCCATGGTCAATGGCTCGATACTCTCATCACACTTATCCCTGCCTCTATCATGATTACTCTTATTGGATTTGTTGAAACTGTCTCCATTTCCAAAGCTATCAGTCTCAAAACTCGTCAACCGATGAATCTCGACCAAGAACTCATTGGTCAAGGTGTGGGCTCCATTGCAGGTTCCTTTGCTCAAGCTTATCCCGTGGGTTCATCTTTCACTCGTTCAGCACTCAACCTTGCCAGTGGCGCTCGTACGGGAATGAGTAATATTTTTGCCGTCATCACCGTGATTCTTGTGCTGCTCTTTTTGACTCCTGCACTTTATTACTTACCCAAGGCCACCCTATCCGCGATGATTATCAGCTCAACTTTTGGCCTGATTGATTTTGAACCCATTCGCGTCTCCTGGCGGGTCATGCGCCGCGAGGGCATAGTCGCTATTTTTACTTTTGTGGCCACACTCTGTTTTGCTCCATCAATTATGGATGGATTTTTATGGGGAGCTGGAATCTCGATTGCCGCCTACCTCTACCGCACCATGAAACCGCGCATCGATGTCTTTGACTGGAGCGAAAAATGCCCCCTTCATTTACGTACGCGCTCACACCATATTTCTGCTCTACGCTTTCGCTGTGCCATCTTTTTTGCCAGTGTCGAAGCCTTCGAAGAATCGATTATTACTTGCTTAGCCAAGAATAAAAATACGCGCTACATGCTCATTGAAGCTCAGTCCATTAATCGAATTGATGCCTCTGGCGAATGGGGCCTAAGAAACTTAGTTAAAGACTTAAAAAAGAATAAAGTCGAATTAGTCTTTGCGGGTCTGCCGCCCGAAGCTTGCGAAATGATCCAGAAAACTCAGCTCGACGAACTCATCGGCCTCAACAACTTCTATCCTAATTCAGAAGCCGCCATCAACGCCCTCCACGAACGCATCAACGGCAACAACCTCGAGTATATGATTTAGAAGCTCGTTTCGAGCTTGGCTTGCGCTTCGCTTGGCTTGCGCTTCGCTTAGGTTGCGCTTCGCTTAGGTGACGGCAACAAGTTGCCTTAGTTTGCGCTGACGCTTGGGTTGCGTGCTTCGCACTTAGGTGGCGGCAACAAGTTGCCTTGGGTAGCGCTTCGCTTGGGTTTTATATATTTTTCTTTGGTTTTATCTCTCTTAAAGCTTAACTTATTTACGATTCAGTCATTTGTCCGGTAAGTATCACTAGATACTAAAAAAGTGTAGTGTCCCCTTATAAATTGTTCTACCAAAAGCAAAAAATAAGGAGCACTACACCATGAGTATACAAATAGCGAACTCTCAAGAAAATCAAAGTCGTCGCCTGTCTTTAAAAACAATGAATCAGCAAATGAGTCACTTGGCGGTTCATGGAGCGGGCCTAAGTCCTTGGGAAGCCAAAGAACTGGTTCGCATGATAGATGAGGTCTATTTTTCCTACAGCCAAAAGGAACTGAAAGAAGGTCAACTCAAGTACAACTGCGTCTCGGCCAAGGAAGGTGCAGGTAAGGCACTCAAAGACTGTGAAATGATAAGCGTCACTCTAAGTGTATTCAGTGATTTTGACGAAGAAGAGTTGCCCAATAGAAAAAATAAACAACGGCAAGTTGTTCGCCGTCAGCGCAGATTAATACGTTTGAGCGAAGAGGCCCGCGATCAAGGAGGTCTATTAAGCCAGGAGGATTTGGCCAAGCTGTTGATGTGTGATACAAAAACGATCCGACGTGATGTCAAACACTTACAAGAGGAAGGTATTGTCATTCCGACGCGTGGCCAACAAAAAGATATTGGTCCTGGAGTTACACACCGTGAATTGGTCATTCGTCATTGGGTGGAAGGCAAAGAAGAAGTTGAAGTTGCGAGTGCTACAAAACATTCGATGGGCGCCGTTGAGAGTTACCTTCAAAAGTTTAAAGTTGCGGTTTACTTACGGGTAGGGAAGAGCTTCACTGACCATGAAATCGCGGTAGTTGCAGGAATCTCACAACGCGGCGTGAAGACATTCCTTAAGATTTACGACGAGTTTAAGAATAAAGATATGTTCAAACATCGTCTGGATGAAATCCTGCTTACAGGAGATGAATACTATAAGGAAGTTGGCGAAAAAAAAGACTCACTACTGTCGAATCTATCAAATCCCGTATGGAGCAGAGCATGAAGACGCATATTTCAGCGAATGAAGCAACTTACGGACCACAACAATATAAAACTTTTGCTGGAGCTTTAACAGCTTTTTTCTCTGAGGAGTGTCCGCAACTGGGAGGAATGAGGACTCGGCAAGTTTTGAGCTCAGCTATTATCTCTATGGTCAATAAATACTACCCTGAAACTTCTCATTTAAAACCGGGTCAGACGCCATGGGTGACCACTGATAAAAATGCGACTAAATCATACGGAAAAAAGATCAGTCAAACACCTTTAGTGAGTATTATCCTAGATTTAGTACGAGCAGAAGATATTCAAGAGCGCAAAGACGGTAAGAAGCTCAGAGACATGAAAAAGGAAGCTGTTGCAAGGATGCTTAAACAAAGTTATGAGCAAGGTGGCTGTATGACCTCGGTTGAATTAGCCATTCTTTTAAAGATCTCTCCACCAACTGTGGGTAAGTATATTAAAGAATGGGAACTGGAACACAATGAGGTTTTACCTAGAAGAGGTTCAATACATGATATGGGGCCAACTCTCACGCACAAAAAAATCATAATAGAAAAACTTTTCATAAAGAAACTCAGCGTTCAACAAGTAAGTCGTGAGACTTATCATTCATTCCAGGCTATCCAGCGTTATATCAGCAAATTTAAACAGGTTCTTATCTGTTACAAAAAGGATATGAATATCAATGAAATCGCCAAAGTTGTTGGAAACACGCCACGACTGATAAAAGAATACGAAGCCATTATTTTAGAGTACAAGGACCGCGGGTTTGTCTTAGAGCAAATCATCAATACGGACGCAAAGGTGGACTCACAATACGAAACCATCATCAATGACTTGAACTCTCAGAAAAACTAAATATCTGTACGTAAGGGGACAATTACACCTCACGGACAAATGACCTTATTTAAGTTGAAATGGATTTGGAGAATTGTTATGAAATTTGAAGATTTGGAAGTATGGAAAACATCTGTTGAACTTAGCATTTTAGTTTATAAGCAAACTAAAACGCTCACAGATTACGGCTTTAAAGATCAAATAACACGTTCAGCTTTGTCTATACCGAGTAACATAGCGGAAGGCTTTGATCGTGAATCAAATAAAGAAACATTATATTTTTTATCTGTAGCTAAAGCATCATGCGCTGAGCTTCGCACACAAATTATTATTGGAGAAAAAGTTCCATTCTTAAACAATGAATTTTCTGAATACGCAAAAAACGAAACTCTCAAAATCACAACTATGCTCAAAGCTCTTATAAGATCCCGAAGATCTTTCAATTAATCCCCAGCGAAGCGCAACCTAAGTGAGCACAGCGAACGCTACCTAAGTGAGCACAGCGAACGCTACCTAAGCGAAGCGCAACCTAAGCGAAGCGCTACCTAAGTGAGCACAGCGAACGCTACCTAAGTGAGCACAGCGAACGCTACCTAAGCGAAGCGCAACCTAAGCGAAGCGCAACCTAAGTGAGCACAGCGAACGCTACCTAAGTGAGCACAGCGAACGCTACCTAAGTGAGCACAGCGAACGCTACCTAAGTGAGCACAGCGAACGCTACCTAAGTGAGCACAGCGAACGCTACCTAAGTGAGCACAGCGAACGCTACCTAAGTGAGCACAGCGAACGCTACCTAAGTGAGCACAGCGAACGCTACCTAAGTGAGCACAGCGAACGCTACCTAAGTGAGCACAGCGAACGCTACCCAAGGCAACTTGTTGCCGCTTCCTACGCCGAAGGCGACGGCTTACAAAGCACCTCAATCATGAGGACGTAAAAGCAACCAATGATATTGGATAAAGGCACCTGTAGGGCATCGGGCATTGCGTAAATCACCGCGCAAGCGGGAATCCAA includes:
- a CDS encoding four helix bundle protein, whose amino-acid sequence is MKFEDLEVWKTSVELSILVYKQTKTLTDYGFKDQITRSALSIPSNIAEGFDRESNKETLYFLSVAKASCAELRTQIIIGEKVPFLNNEFSEYAKNETLKITTMLKALIRSRRSFN
- a CDS encoding SulP family inorganic anion transporter, which encodes MTKKLFPFVNWFPMKSINLKDDLIAGITVALLLVPQSMAYAELAGLPVRYGLYAAIIPVALMALFGSMAQISGGPTAMTGIITASVLFPLVQDIPPEFRDARYIELAILLSLTVGICRLLMGVFKLSSLVNLISHPVIAGFTNAAAIVIALSQLPKLLGVTEVYIEQEFMGLIKSFAHFSDKIDQIHPLSAITGTLSLIGLVYLKKIYRKIPWPLVIVACSCFVFWKCDVVNESLIVGEIPSSFPALRFPQNSHGQWLDTLITLIPASIMITLIGFVETVSISKAISLKTRQPMNLDQELIGQGVGSIAGSFAQAYPVGSSFTRSALNLASGARTGMSNIFAVITVILVLLFLTPALYYLPKATLSAMIISSTFGLIDFEPIRVSWRVMRREGIVAIFTFVATLCFAPSIMDGFLWGAGISIAAYLYRTMKPRIDVFDWSEKCPLHLRTRSHHISALRFRCAIFFASVEAFEESIITCLAKNKNTRYMLIEAQSINRIDASGEWGLRNLVKDLKKNKVELVFAGLPPEACEMIQKTQLDELIGLNNFYPNSEAAINALHERINGNNLEYMI
- a CDS encoding DUF1670 domain-containing protein, which codes for MKTHISANEATYGPQQYKTFAGALTAFFSEECPQLGGMRTRQVLSSAIISMVNKYYPETSHLKPGQTPWVTTDKNATKSYGKKISQTPLVSIILDLVRAEDIQERKDGKKLRDMKKEAVARMLKQSYEQGGCMTSVELAILLKISPPTVGKYIKEWELEHNEVLPRRGSIHDMGPTLTHKKIIIEKLFIKKLSVQQVSRETYHSFQAIQRYISKFKQVLICYKKDMNINEIAKVVGNTPRLIKEYEAIILEYKDRGFVLEQIINTDAKVDSQYETIINDLNSQKN
- a CDS encoding c-type cytochrome domain-containing protein; the encoded protein is MFAKFHSILITLLFCGSLQAQKVTYDDHVRQIFKADCSECHNANKAKGGLDLTSYAQTMAGSSAGSIIEAGDPESSVLFECITTNDSDIRMPPKGAHMNKNDVEMIKRWILGGGLENRSSKKKIFVKNDAFKASESKKGQVIMPQQLNLIPWHFHQHHGPARSMAASPFSPLIAFGLYKQVSLYHSDTQKLLGYLDFPEGNINDLSFSADGQYLLAAGGHIGNEGFCVIWHVNSGCRIFTLKHDPMDVHVAHISPDMKLLAIGSNDKKIKIYSLENKELLIEEKAHSEWVSALRFSPNGKYLASGDRNGQIIIWDAQELSKLHTLYKHKGRISAISWRPDSKVFASSSEDSSIMFFDPQKASSLKTLKPHKGYINSVSFNQKGEICSTGHDRFIRVHDANYKQIANYDCKQRAPLLTALYHNDKIIASNYSGRMLVKDKQSKEAQFISLRPQNLVQVNSQLKQEEQVNIEKERLNRQRHMEMYKEFNFKEQVQALKLEQLYTIDEIKSALAEKRDHISLNRLYTQNAQHFHKAYRLKKLAHKSLTKQNQLSQRMSDYDGKTLNASQ
- a CDS encoding DUF1670 domain-containing protein, with translation MSIQIANSQENQSRRLSLKTMNQQMSHLAVHGAGLSPWEAKELVRMIDEVYFSYSQKELKEGQLKYNCVSAKEGAGKALKDCEMISVTLSVFSDFDEEELPNRKNKQRQVVRRQRRLIRLSEEARDQGGLLSQEDLAKLLMCDTKTIRRDVKHLQEEGIVIPTRGQQKDIGPGVTHRELVIRHWVEGKEEVEVASATKHSMGAVESYLQKFKVAVYLRVGKSFTDHEIAVVAGISQRGVKTFLKIYDEFKNKDMFKHRLDEILLTGDEYYKEVGEKKDSLLSNLSNPVWSRA